CTCCCAATTAACACCCCCGTTTCGGGAGACAAGTCTGAAAAACACTGAAAAAATCTCAATTACTACACACTGAAATTGAAAAAAGAACGGAGATCATTCCTTCATTGGGAGGCCGTAATCGAAGGAGTAGTAGACCTTCTGGAAGTTCTGCCTGAAGTAGAAGACGTCGCGCTCGACCTTCTTCGGATCCTCTCCGTCGATGAGGACGCGCCTGATGAAGCGGGCGATCTCCTTCATGTCCCCCTCGAGCATGCCGACGCGGGTCATCTCCTGAACGCCTATGCGCAGTCCGCTCGGCTCGTTGACCTTCTCGAGCGGGTCCCATGGAAGCAGGTTCTTGTTGAGGATTATCCCGGCCTCCTCGAGCAGGGGAGCCGCCCAGCCTCCTCCGGCCGGATGGAGTTCTGAAACGTCCACGATCACCTGATGGCTCTCGGTGTAACCCTTGTCCTCACCGACGACCTTGAAGCCCTCCTCTGCGAGGGCCTCTGCGAGGGCCTTTGCGTTCTTCACCACCTGCGTCGCGTACTTCTCTCCGTACTCGAGCATCTCGGCGGCGGTGATAACCTTTCCTGCCATGTGGTGGAGGTGGTGGTTGCTGAGCACACCGGGGAAGATGGCCTGCTGGAGTCTGGCTATCTCTTCCGTCTCCCCGAAGCGCTTGTAGATTATGACACCGCCCTGCGGTCCCGGGAAGGTCTTGTGGGTCGAGGCGGTTATGACGTCGGCCCCCTCGCGAAGCGGGTCCTGGAACTGCCCTCCCGCTATCAGACCGAGCACGTGTGCGGCATCGTACATCACGTAGGCCCCTACCTCTTTGGCAACCGGGGCGAGCTCCTTAACCGGATGCGGGAACGGGAAGAGCGAACCACCGAAGACGACAACCTTCGGCTCGAGCTCGCGGATGAGCTTCTCGGCCCCCTCAACGTCGATGTTGAACTCATCGTTGTCAAAGGGCCACGTGTGGACCTCCAGACCGCGCATTCCAGCGGCACCGAAGGGCATGTGGCTTATGTGCCCGCCGTGGCTGGTGTGGAGAACTATGGCCCTATCGCCCGCCTGTGTCAGTCCGAAGAAAGCGGCCTGATTGGCGTTGGTTCCGGAGATCGGCCTGAGGTCGGCGAAATCGCTCCTAAAAAGCCTGGTGAAGAGCTCAACGCCTATGAGCTCGACCTCGTCAACGTACTTGCAACCCTGATAGTACCTCTGCTTTGGCCAGCCTTCGGCGTACTTGTGCATGAAGCCGCTCCTCACGGCCCTGTTAACGCTTGGAGAAGTGATGTTCTCGCTCGCTATGAGGTTTATGGTGTTGCTCCTCCACCTTTCGTGCTCCTCCAGAAAG
The window above is part of the Thermococcus sp. P6 genome. Proteins encoded here:
- the glyA gene encoding serine hydroxymethyltransferase; the protein is MGEEYRAYRDRVLNFLEEHERWRSNTINLIASENITSPSVNRAVRSGFMHKYAEGWPKQRYYQGCKYVDEVELIGVELFTRLFRSDFADLRPISGTNANQAAFFGLTQAGDRAIVLHTSHGGHISHMPFGAAGMRGLEVHTWPFDNDEFNIDVEGAEKLIRELEPKVVVFGGSLFPFPHPVKELAPVAKEVGAYVMYDAAHVLGLIAGGQFQDPLREGADVITASTHKTFPGPQGGVIIYKRFGETEEIARLQQAIFPGVLSNHHLHHMAGKVITAAEMLEYGEKYATQVVKNAKALAEALAEEGFKVVGEDKGYTESHQVIVDVSELHPAGGGWAAPLLEEAGIILNKNLLPWDPLEKVNEPSGLRIGVQEMTRVGMLEGDMKEIARFIRRVLIDGEDPKKVERDVFYFRQNFQKVYYSFDYGLPMKE